A section of the Pseudomonas tritici genome encodes:
- a CDS encoding TonB-dependent receptor family protein: MLLRHPPFLFAALTLSSLVHAEDLQLAPVEVTGSEASAGEMAQAQLRNVPGGTNYIDMNSVQQGRVSTNEDVFKYQAGVYAKAANNEGVKLSIRGSGLNRSPGSHASGLYEMFDGLPLTGPGGTPYELKDPLWQSRVEVLRGANGFDQGALALGGAVNYVTRTGYDAPKLQVRYEAGSKGYAQREISSGQVLGDADYYISLTDSASDGYQHQSAATGKGVAANFGYRFNPDLETRFYFRYRETTNDTPGKLTRAQISHDPRAANSLNAARDSKRLQPGSTWIANKTTLQLDDNSRVEVGLAYHDYPMDLREGTNRLKVAYTDVSGTLNYIRQDTLFGHDSKTTLGLRTTQAMPNNGAAEYVRTPAVNTAGYAPGTKTRDYSYLGSDTVLHIGNDLELVPDLWLTTGLAAIYTRRETQVTYPEGQAPLSQHDWDYAPRIGLRYDFNPQLQVYGNLSRSVEPPHAWSMIWGSNKYFTSGPAKGLAREGVSLENQTATTLEIGGRGEAWLGQWDLALYRSEVRHELLTVETQAQTSTSNAIIAEANASPTVHQGLEVSLLSPLWDGGRNGQLSLRQAYTFSDFHYRDDDRFGDNTLPGIPKHYYQAQVRYSHPTGFFTSLNSEYSSRVAVDYANSYYAASYTILGATFGYDAPKQDWQAWVDLRNLTNRRYANTVTPGYDDKGQDVARSTPADGRGIYTGVSWSWR, encoded by the coding sequence ATGCTGTTGCGCCACCCTCCGTTCCTGTTTGCCGCCCTGACGTTAAGCTCACTGGTGCACGCCGAAGACCTGCAATTGGCCCCGGTCGAAGTCACCGGCAGCGAAGCCAGCGCCGGTGAAATGGCGCAGGCGCAGCTCAGAAACGTCCCCGGCGGCACTAACTACATCGACATGAACAGCGTGCAGCAGGGGCGGGTGAGCACCAACGAAGACGTGTTCAAGTACCAGGCCGGGGTGTACGCCAAGGCAGCGAACAATGAAGGGGTGAAACTCTCGATTCGCGGTTCTGGCCTGAACCGCAGCCCCGGTTCCCATGCCTCCGGCTTGTATGAAATGTTCGACGGTCTGCCACTGACCGGGCCTGGTGGCACCCCCTATGAGCTGAAAGACCCCTTGTGGCAAAGCCGCGTCGAAGTGCTGCGCGGCGCCAATGGTTTTGACCAGGGCGCCCTGGCCCTCGGTGGCGCGGTCAACTACGTGACCCGCACGGGCTACGATGCGCCTAAGTTGCAGGTGCGATACGAGGCGGGCAGCAAGGGTTACGCCCAGCGCGAGATCAGTTCCGGCCAGGTCTTGGGAGATGCCGACTATTACATCAGCCTCACCGACTCCGCGTCTGACGGCTACCAGCACCAGAGCGCCGCCACCGGCAAGGGCGTGGCCGCTAACTTCGGCTACCGCTTCAACCCGGACCTGGAAACCCGCTTTTATTTCCGCTACCGCGAAACCACCAACGACACCCCCGGCAAGCTCACGCGCGCGCAAATCAGCCATGACCCGCGGGCGGCCAACAGCCTCAACGCCGCCCGCGACTCCAAGCGCCTGCAACCGGGCTCCACCTGGATCGCCAACAAGACCACCTTGCAGTTGGACGACAATTCCCGGGTCGAAGTCGGGCTGGCCTACCACGACTACCCGATGGACCTGCGCGAAGGCACCAACCGCCTTAAAGTCGCCTACACCGATGTCAGCGGCACCCTCAACTACATCCGCCAGGACACGCTGTTCGGCCACGACAGCAAAACCACGCTGGGCCTGCGCACTACCCAAGCGATGCCTAACAACGGCGCTGCGGAATATGTGCGCACGCCCGCCGTCAATACCGCTGGCTACGCCCCGGGCACCAAGACCCGCGACTACAGCTATCTGGGTTCCGACACCGTGCTGCATATCGGCAACGACCTGGAGCTGGTCCCTGACCTGTGGCTGACGACCGGCCTGGCCGCGATCTACACCCGGCGCGAAACCCAGGTCACCTACCCCGAAGGCCAGGCGCCGCTCAGCCAGCACGACTGGGACTATGCGCCGCGCATCGGCCTGCGTTATGACTTCAATCCGCAACTGCAGGTGTACGGCAACCTGAGCCGCTCGGTCGAGCCGCCGCACGCGTGGTCGATGATCTGGGGCTCCAACAAATACTTCACGAGTGGGCCGGCCAAAGGTTTGGCGCGCGAAGGCGTGAGCCTGGAAAACCAGACCGCCACCACCCTGGAAATCGGCGGGCGTGGCGAAGCGTGGCTCGGCCAATGGGACCTGGCGCTGTACCGCTCTGAAGTGCGCCACGAACTGCTCACCGTGGAAACCCAGGCGCAAACGTCCACCAGCAATGCCATTATCGCGGAAGCCAATGCCAGCCCCACTGTGCACCAAGGCCTGGAAGTGAGCCTGCTCAGCCCCTTGTGGGACGGCGGCCGCAACGGCCAGCTCTCCCTGCGCCAGGCCTATACCTTCAGCGACTTCCACTACCGCGACGACGACCGTTTCGGCGACAACACCTTGCCCGGCATCCCCAAGCACTACTACCAGGCGCAAGTGCGCTACAGCCACCCGACGGGTTTCTTTACCAGCCTCAATAGCGAATATTCCTCGCGCGTGGCGGTCGACTACGCCAACTCCTATTACGCTGCGTCCTACACCATCCTCGGCGCCACCTTTGGCTACGACGCGCCAAAGCAAGACTGGCAAGCCTGGGTCGACCTGCGCAACCTCACCAACCGCCGTTACGCCAATACGGTCACGCCGGGCTATGACGACAAGGGCCAGGATGTAGCGCGTTCGACGCCAGCGGATGGCCGCGGCATCTACACCGGCGTCTCCTGGAGCTGGCGCTGA
- a CDS encoding sensor domain-containing phosphodiesterase produces MDEATPTSDYEVQRLQRVAALCARDAEHDDAFEKLVAMTSNYFGAPIALISIIDEHQQWFKARIGIEEEQTAREISFCAYSLFDRVPLEILDSHNDERFINNPMVTGTPYIRYYASAPLMTADGFSLGSLCIIDTVPREPMSERDFSMLVYFAELVMMHITGARARIYIDQPTGLFNRLRFEEDIRQAAATSEHFHVFAVDIVSPAFLNNVVKALGYNFVQDLILAIKARLHALLPSQCLLYKISPTRFGFLSKGSVPLEDVCAGILEDFHTPVECHGIPILMHAGIGVLAVTSGEPQDWIRLVVAAADDARDRNLGWSLYQPHIDAAQQRAFMLLSSLPDAMRARHQLSLVFQPKIQLPQGECSSVEALLRWEHPLFGAISPSEFIPLAETTALMHSISFWVLDAVLHQALSWKQQGLVIRIAMNVTAGDLETPRFIDKMIDDIHRLQLDPATFELEFTESALMTDADTVSRQLERARGYGIGVAIDDFGTGYSNWTYLRQLPIDSVKLDQSLISNIKTHEKDARLVKTLIELARGLSYKVVAEGVENADTLELITQWGCSEAQGFLISKPMGADALADWFQAGGYRTITAPAENSSATSSARS; encoded by the coding sequence ATGGACGAAGCAACTCCGACTTCAGACTATGAAGTACAACGCTTGCAGCGCGTCGCAGCCTTGTGCGCTCGCGATGCCGAACACGACGACGCCTTCGAAAAACTGGTCGCGATGACCTCGAACTATTTCGGTGCGCCCATCGCGCTGATTTCAATCATCGATGAGCATCAGCAGTGGTTCAAAGCACGCATCGGCATTGAAGAAGAGCAAACCGCGCGCGAAATTTCATTTTGCGCCTATTCGCTGTTCGACCGGGTACCGCTTGAGATTCTCGACTCGCACAACGACGAGCGCTTTATAAACAATCCGATGGTCACCGGCACGCCCTACATTCGGTATTACGCCAGTGCGCCACTGATGACGGCTGACGGCTTCTCGCTGGGCAGTCTGTGTATCATCGACACCGTGCCCCGCGAGCCAATGAGCGAGCGTGATTTTTCCATGCTGGTGTATTTCGCTGAGCTGGTGATGATGCACATCACTGGCGCGCGTGCTCGCATTTACATCGACCAGCCTACCGGGCTGTTCAACCGCCTGCGGTTTGAGGAAGACATCCGCCAGGCAGCGGCGACGTCCGAGCATTTTCACGTTTTTGCCGTTGATATTGTCTCCCCGGCCTTCTTGAACAACGTGGTCAAAGCGCTCGGCTACAACTTCGTCCAGGACCTGATCCTGGCGATCAAAGCACGTTTGCACGCGCTGCTGCCCAGCCAATGCCTGTTATATAAAATCAGCCCGACGCGCTTCGGCTTTTTGTCAAAAGGCAGCGTGCCTCTGGAGGATGTGTGCGCCGGGATTCTTGAAGATTTTCATACCCCCGTCGAGTGCCACGGGATCCCGATTCTCATGCATGCCGGTATTGGTGTCCTGGCAGTCACCAGTGGCGAGCCGCAGGATTGGATCAGGCTCGTCGTTGCCGCAGCGGACGACGCCAGGGACAGAAACCTGGGGTGGTCGCTTTATCAACCGCACATCGATGCGGCGCAGCAGCGTGCTTTTATGCTCTTGAGTTCGTTGCCGGACGCTATGCGTGCCCGTCATCAATTAAGCCTGGTATTCCAGCCGAAGATCCAACTGCCGCAGGGTGAATGCAGCAGTGTCGAGGCATTGCTGCGTTGGGAGCATCCGCTATTCGGCGCGATCTCCCCTTCGGAATTTATTCCCTTGGCGGAAACAACCGCGCTGATGCATTCGATCAGTTTTTGGGTACTCGACGCAGTCCTCCATCAGGCACTGTCCTGGAAACAGCAAGGGCTGGTGATTCGCATCGCCATGAACGTCACCGCGGGCGACCTGGAAACACCGCGATTTATCGACAAGATGATCGATGACATCCACAGGCTCCAACTCGACCCTGCCACGTTCGAGCTGGAGTTTACCGAAAGCGCGTTGATGACTGATGCAGACACGGTCAGCCGGCAACTTGAACGAGCCCGCGGATACGGCATAGGCGTTGCTATTGATGACTTCGGCACGGGCTATAGCAATTGGACGTACTTGCGCCAATTGCCCATTGATTCGGTCAAGCTGGACCAGTCATTGATCAGCAACATAAAAACCCATGAAAAAGATGCGCGTCTGGTCAAAACCCTGATCGAATTGGCAAGGGGACTCAGCTACAAGGTAGTCGCAGAGGGCGTGGAAAACGCGGATACCCTCGAATTGATCACTCAATGGGGATGCTCGGAGGCCCAGGGTTTCTTGATCTCCAAGCCAATGGGGGCAGACGCCCTCGCCGATTGGTTTCAGGCAGGCGGCTACCGCACGATTACTGCACCGGCAGAAAATTCATCAGCAACAAGCTCTGCGCGTAGTTGA